A genomic region of Aureimonas populi contains the following coding sequences:
- a CDS encoding heavy metal translocating P-type ATPase: protein MTQTLQLDIPLVLPEVPDTSDACVGRLLADLEGRGGVEKAHVIPRNGEEEAKLCIHYDPGTLPLSRIREIVQAAGAEITRRFGHALWQVDGIGHQRRARTVAESLGALPGVLEADADAAGLVRVEFDRRQSSEQAILDALAGMGITPVAPPPLAKAERSAHAHRDHGDHDHDDPEHSHEGHSHAHGGFLGPNTELIFSLACGALLAVGFGIQTLVAAAPEWLPTVLYIGAYGLGGFYTLREAIDNLRLRKFEIDTLMLVAAAGAAALGAWAEGALLLFLFSLGHALEHYAMGRARQAIEALAKLAPRTATVRREGGAHEVPVEELVVGDLVVVRPNERLPADGFLVKGTSSIDQAPVTGESIPVDKHPVEDAAAARARPASVGAESRVFAGTINGAGAIEVEVTRLSSESALAKVVQMVSEAETQKSPTQRFTDRFERIFVPCVLALAIILLFAWVVIDEPFADSFYRAMAVLVAASPCALAIATPSAVLSGVARAARGGVLVKGGAPLENLGSLSAIAFDKTGTLTEGRPRITDIVPAEGVTRDELLTVAVAVEQLSDHPLAAAIARDGREALAGRHIPDAQALESLTGRGVTATLEGTPVWIGKAGMFGTDGIATLDKPVAEAAARLGEAGRTTMVVRRGERDLGAIGLMDTPRPAAHDTLQRLRGLGITRMIMISGDNRTVAEAIARKVGLDEAWGDLMPEDKVEAIRKLRAEGPVAMVGDGVNDAPAMAHATVGIAMGAAGSDVALETADVALMADDLSHLPFAVGLSRRTRSIIRQNVFISLGVVALLVPATIFGLGIGPAVALHEGSTLIVVFNALRLLAWRDRD, encoded by the coding sequence ATGACCCAGACGCTTCAACTCGACATTCCTCTGGTGTTGCCGGAGGTTCCCGACACGTCCGATGCCTGCGTGGGGCGGCTGCTGGCCGATCTCGAAGGGCGCGGCGGGGTGGAGAAGGCCCATGTGATCCCGCGGAATGGCGAGGAAGAGGCCAAGCTGTGCATTCACTACGATCCGGGCACGCTGCCGCTGTCGCGCATCCGCGAGATCGTTCAGGCGGCCGGTGCGGAGATCACCCGGCGTTTCGGCCATGCGCTCTGGCAGGTGGACGGGATCGGCCATCAGCGCCGGGCGCGCACGGTGGCCGAGAGCCTGGGCGCCTTGCCGGGCGTTCTGGAGGCGGACGCCGATGCCGCCGGGCTGGTGCGGGTCGAGTTCGACCGACGGCAAAGCTCCGAACAGGCGATCCTCGACGCGCTGGCCGGAATGGGAATCACCCCGGTTGCCCCGCCCCCGCTGGCAAAGGCCGAGCGAAGCGCCCATGCGCATCGCGATCATGGGGACCACGACCATGACGATCCCGAGCATTCGCATGAAGGGCATTCGCATGCCCATGGCGGCTTTCTGGGCCCCAATACCGAGCTGATCTTTTCGCTCGCCTGCGGTGCGCTGCTGGCTGTGGGCTTCGGCATCCAGACGCTGGTGGCCGCCGCGCCGGAATGGCTTCCGACCGTCCTCTATATCGGGGCCTACGGGCTCGGCGGATTCTATACGCTGCGCGAGGCGATCGACAATCTGCGTCTGCGCAAGTTCGAGATCGACACGCTGATGCTGGTCGCCGCCGCAGGCGCCGCGGCGCTGGGCGCATGGGCGGAAGGCGCGCTGCTGCTGTTCCTCTTCAGCCTCGGCCACGCGCTCGAGCATTACGCGATGGGCCGCGCCCGCCAGGCCATCGAGGCCCTGGCCAAGCTCGCCCCGCGCACCGCCACCGTGCGCCGCGAAGGCGGTGCGCACGAGGTGCCGGTCGAGGAGCTGGTGGTCGGCGATCTGGTCGTCGTTCGTCCCAACGAGCGGCTTCCCGCAGACGGCTTCCTGGTGAAGGGCACGTCCAGCATCGACCAGGCTCCCGTCACGGGGGAGAGCATTCCCGTCGACAAGCACCCGGTCGAGGACGCGGCGGCGGCACGTGCGCGGCCCGCTTCGGTCGGCGCCGAGTCGCGCGTCTTCGCCGGCACGATCAACGGCGCCGGCGCCATCGAGGTGGAGGTGACGCGCCTCTCCTCCGAGAGCGCGCTGGCCAAGGTCGTGCAGATGGTCAGCGAGGCCGAGACGCAGAAATCGCCCACCCAGCGATTCACCGACCGTTTCGAGCGTATCTTCGTGCCCTGCGTGCTCGCGCTCGCCATCATCCTGCTCTTCGCCTGGGTGGTGATCGACGAGCCCTTCGCCGACAGCTTCTATCGCGCCATGGCGGTCCTCGTGGCGGCCAGCCCCTGCGCGCTGGCCATCGCCACCCCCAGCGCGGTGCTGTCGGGCGTGGCGCGCGCGGCCCGTGGCGGCGTCCTCGTCAAGGGCGGCGCTCCGCTGGAAAACCTCGGGTCACTCAGCGCCATCGCCTTCGACAAGACCGGCACGCTCACCGAAGGGCGTCCGCGCATCACCGATATCGTGCCCGCCGAAGGCGTGACGCGCGACGAGTTGCTGACCGTGGCCGTCGCGGTGGAGCAGCTCAGCGATCATCCGCTCGCCGCCGCGATCGCGCGCGACGGACGCGAGGCGCTTGCCGGACGGCACATCCCGGACGCACAAGCTCTCGAAAGCCTGACGGGGCGCGGCGTGACCGCGACGCTCGAAGGGACCCCGGTCTGGATCGGCAAGGCTGGCATGTTCGGGACCGACGGCATCGCGACGCTCGACAAGCCCGTGGCCGAAGCCGCGGCGAGGCTGGGAGAGGCCGGGCGCACGACCATGGTGGTTCGCCGGGGCGAACGGGATCTCGGAGCCATCGGGCTGATGGACACGCCGCGTCCGGCCGCGCACGACACCCTGCAGCGCCTGCGCGGGCTGGGCATCACACGCATGATCATGATCTCGGGCGACAACCGAACCGTCGCGGAGGCGATCGCCCGGAAGGTGGGGCTCGACGAAGCCTGGGGCGACCTCATGCCAGAGGACAAGGTGGAGGCGATCCGCAAGCTGCGGGCCGAGGGGCCGGTCGCCATGGTGGGCGACGGGGTGAACGACGCTCCCGCCATGGCCCATGCCACCGTGGGCATCGCCATGGGGGCCGCCGGCTCCGACGTGGCGCTGGAGACGGCGGACGTGGCGCTCATGGCCGACGACCTCAGCCACCTGCCCTTCGCGGTGGGCCTCAGCCGGCGGACCCGGTCGATCATCCGCCAGAACGTCTTCATCAGCCTCGGTGTCGTCGCCCTGCTGGTGCCCGCGACGATCTTCGGCCTCGGCATCGGGCCGGCCGTCGCCCTGCACGAGGGATCGACCCTGATCGTCGTGTTCAACGCCCTGCGCCTGCTCGCCTGGCGCGATCGCGACTGA
- a CDS encoding alkaline phosphatase: MKPLAAALFAGVSTLAATAPALAQTTVRQAEDSYFRSAQEDLATLIARQPNTGRAKNVILFVVDGLSIPTVTAARILEGQFRGEDGEPNTLAFENLLPYVALSKTYTHDAQVADSAPTSTAMVSGVKSVNGTIGVTQAIEVDVCASQKGAEVTTIFELAEEAGLATGIVSTARITHATPAATFAKAAGRDWENDTDLTDEARRNGCADIASQLIDWPAGDGFEVVMGGGRGNFMPADQSDPEDQTRAGARQDGRDLIAEWRDRYDDGAYVWNREQFDAIDPEVTSRVFGLFNRSHMQYEADRESDTGGEPSIAEMTTRAIELLSKNEDGFVLMVEGGRVDHAHHAGNAYRALTDTIAVSQAVQAAYDAVDPEETLIVLTADHSHVFNMAGYPARGNDILGVAGTADDGKPYTTLGYQNGPGARLDEPRADLTGVDTSDPDFLQQALVPLESETHAGDDVAIFAQGPWAHLFQGVMEQNVIYHVMTHALDFAPTEQRASAQ; encoded by the coding sequence ATGAAGCCGCTTGCCGCAGCCCTCTTCGCCGGCGTCTCGACCCTCGCCGCCACCGCTCCCGCTCTCGCACAGACGACGGTGCGCCAGGCCGAGGACAGCTATTTCCGCTCCGCGCAGGAGGACCTCGCCACGCTGATCGCCCGCCAGCCCAATACCGGCCGGGCGAAGAACGTCATCCTCTTCGTCGTCGATGGCCTCTCCATTCCCACGGTGACCGCCGCCCGCATCCTGGAAGGCCAGTTCCGGGGCGAGGATGGCGAACCCAACACGCTCGCCTTCGAGAACCTCCTGCCCTACGTCGCGCTCTCCAAGACCTATACGCATGACGCGCAGGTGGCGGATTCGGCTCCCACCTCCACCGCGATGGTCTCGGGCGTGAAATCGGTCAACGGCACCATCGGCGTGACCCAGGCCATCGAAGTCGACGTCTGCGCCAGCCAGAAGGGCGCCGAAGTCACCACGATCTTCGAACTCGCCGAGGAGGCCGGGCTCGCCACCGGCATCGTCTCGACTGCGCGCATCACCCATGCCACCCCCGCCGCCACCTTCGCCAAGGCGGCGGGCCGCGACTGGGAGAACGACACCGACCTGACCGACGAAGCGCGCCGGAACGGCTGCGCCGACATCGCCTCGCAACTGATCGACTGGCCGGCCGGCGACGGCTTCGAGGTGGTGATGGGCGGCGGGCGCGGCAACTTCATGCCGGCCGATCAGTCCGATCCCGAGGACCAGACCCGGGCCGGCGCGCGGCAGGACGGGCGCGATCTCATCGCCGAATGGCGGGATCGGTACGATGACGGCGCCTATGTCTGGAACCGGGAGCAGTTCGACGCCATCGACCCGGAGGTGACGAGCCGCGTCTTCGGGCTCTTCAACCGCAGCCATATGCAGTACGAAGCCGATCGCGAAAGCGACACCGGCGGCGAGCCCTCCATCGCCGAGATGACGACCAGGGCGATCGAGCTTCTGTCGAAGAACGAGGACGGATTCGTCCTGATGGTGGAGGGCGGACGCGTCGATCACGCCCATCACGCCGGCAACGCCTATCGCGCCCTGACCGACACCATCGCCGTCTCGCAGGCCGTACAGGCCGCCTATGACGCGGTCGATCCGGAGGAGACGCTCATCGTCCTGACTGCGGACCACAGCCATGTCTTCAACATGGCCGGCTATCCCGCGCGCGGCAACGACATCCTCGGCGTGGCCGGCACGGCCGACGACGGCAAGCCCTACACGACGCTCGGCTACCAGAACGGTCCGGGCGCGCGCCTGGACGAGCCGCGCGCCGACCTGACCGGCGTCGACACCAGCGATCCCGACTTCCTCCAGCAAGCGCTGGTGCCGCTCGAAAGCGAGACCCATGCCGGCGACGACGTGGCAATCTTCGCCCAGGGCCCCTGGGCGCATCTCTTCCAGGGCGTCATGGAGCAGAACGTCATCTATCACGTCATGACGCATGCCCTCGACTTCGCGCCCACGGAGCAGCGCGCCTCCGCGCAGTAA
- a CDS encoding DUF72 domain-containing protein has protein sequence MSIRVGIAGWSIPSALAKQFPSVGTHLERYGARFSAVEINSSFYRPHRRTTYERWAASVPHEFRFSVKLPRTITHERRLIDCGALIERFAEETSGLGDKRGPVLVQLPPSFAYPGDAAERFIDELKATITAAVVLEPRHASWFQPEVDRMLGGQRVSRVAADPAKPLLAAQPGGWSGLAYLRLHGSPRIYESTYGTEAIEAHAKAVASLATRGADVWTIYDNTTYGAATQNAFQLLEALGSNTQLGDIS, from the coding sequence ATGTCCATTCGCGTCGGCATCGCTGGCTGGTCGATCCCATCCGCGCTGGCCAAGCAGTTCCCTTCGGTCGGCACGCACCTTGAACGCTATGGCGCACGCTTCTCGGCCGTCGAGATCAACAGCAGTTTCTATCGGCCGCACCGGCGCACGACCTACGAGCGCTGGGCGGCAAGCGTGCCGCATGAGTTCCGCTTCTCGGTCAAGCTGCCCAGGACGATCACTCATGAACGCCGCTTGATCGACTGCGGGGCGCTCATCGAGCGCTTTGCCGAGGAAACGAGCGGCCTGGGCGACAAACGCGGCCCCGTCCTGGTTCAGCTTCCCCCGAGTTTCGCCTATCCCGGCGACGCTGCCGAACGATTCATCGACGAGCTGAAGGCCACGATCACGGCGGCTGTCGTCCTGGAGCCGAGACATGCAAGCTGGTTCCAGCCGGAGGTCGACCGCATGTTGGGCGGGCAGCGTGTGTCACGGGTCGCGGCGGACCCGGCCAAACCATTGTTGGCGGCGCAACCCGGAGGCTGGAGCGGCCTCGCCTATCTTCGGCTGCACGGCTCCCCTCGCATTTACGAGTCGACTTATGGAACGGAAGCCATTGAGGCTCATGCGAAAGCCGTCGCTTCGCTCGCCACGCGCGGCGCCGACGTCTGGACGATCTACGACAACACGACCTACGGCGCCGCCACGCAGAACGCGTTTCAGCTTCTGGAAGCTCTTGGTTCGAATACGCAGCTCGGAGATATATCTTGA
- a CDS encoding alpha/beta fold hydrolase produces MSRTAAEPAIEAIVGRYVTVSLSDGPRRIYFEEAGQGRAVLCLHTAGADTRQWRHLLNDAGVTADHRLIAFDMPWHGKSLPPRGFEVQEYLLTTQAYIETVLAVADALGLQDAVLAGCSMGGRIALQIAARHPGRFAGFIAIEASDFQPAWYDIDWFHRPDAHGGEMGAALVSANISPHAPQEERWNTQWMFMQSGPGVFRGDLSFYTRDDSLVERLGEIDTDLSPVHILVGAYDLTCTPEDARRTAQAIRGATLTVMEELGHFPMSEHPRAFRPFFLDALQRMRTTT; encoded by the coding sequence ATGAGCCGCACCGCCGCCGAACCCGCGATCGAGGCCATCGTGGGGCGCTATGTCACGGTGTCCCTGTCCGACGGGCCGCGCCGCATCTATTTCGAGGAGGCCGGACAGGGCCGCGCGGTCCTTTGCCTGCACACGGCCGGAGCCGACACGCGCCAGTGGCGCCATCTCCTCAACGATGCGGGCGTAACGGCCGATCACCGCCTGATCGCCTTCGACATGCCCTGGCACGGAAAGTCCCTGCCGCCGCGGGGCTTCGAGGTGCAGGAATATCTGCTGACGACGCAAGCCTATATCGAGACCGTGCTGGCGGTGGCCGACGCGCTGGGGCTGCAGGACGCGGTTCTGGCGGGTTGCTCCATGGGCGGGCGCATCGCTCTCCAGATCGCCGCGCGCCATCCCGGGCGTTTTGCCGGCTTCATCGCCATCGAGGCCTCCGACTTCCAGCCCGCCTGGTACGACATCGACTGGTTCCACCGGCCCGACGCGCATGGCGGAGAAATGGGGGCCGCGCTCGTCTCGGCCAATATCTCCCCGCACGCGCCGCAGGAGGAGCGCTGGAACACGCAGTGGATGTTCATGCAGTCCGGGCCGGGCGTGTTCCGGGGCGATCTCAGCTTCTACACGCGCGACGACAGCCTCGTGGAGCGGCTCGGCGAGATCGACACGGATCTCTCGCCGGTTCACATCCTCGTCGGGGCCTATGACCTGACCTGCACGCCGGAGGATGCGCGCAGGACGGCGCAGGCGATCCGGGGGGCGACCCTGACCGTGATGGAGGAGCTCGGCCACTTCCCGATGAGCGAGCATCCCCGGGCCTTCCGCCCCTTCTTTCTCGATGCCCTCCAAAGGATGAGAACCACGACGTGA
- a CDS encoding dioxygenase: protein MGIVTIDNVTDVVIDALGRSGPITDRQREILTALIRHLHGFCKDVKLQHDEFLYACDFLARAGQITDDKRQEFILLSDILGVEVLVDMLTNEARAGASESTVLGPFYRENPPVLPKGASTILKHFDDEETVYVEGHVRDTKGAPLPGVTIDIWEDAPNGLYENHDHDQPDYNLRGRFRTDENGHYALVAVRPVPYPIPDNETAGELIRAMGHHPNRPGHLHFILSKDGYGTLVTQIFDSSSRWLDQDSVFAVKESLIAEFREDDSKGTRLRLDFDFVLQPGAAKTEAIAAE from the coding sequence ATGGGCATCGTCACCATCGACAACGTCACGGATGTCGTCATCGACGCGCTGGGCAGGAGCGGTCCGATCACCGATCGGCAACGTGAGATCCTGACGGCGTTGATCCGCCATCTGCACGGCTTCTGCAAGGACGTGAAGCTCCAGCACGACGAGTTCCTGTATGCCTGCGATTTCCTGGCGCGCGCCGGGCAGATCACCGACGACAAGCGCCAGGAATTCATTCTCCTGTCGGACATTCTGGGCGTCGAGGTTCTGGTGGACATGCTGACCAACGAGGCGCGCGCGGGCGCCAGCGAATCCACGGTTCTGGGGCCCTTCTACCGGGAGAACCCGCCGGTCTTGCCGAAGGGCGCCTCGACGATCCTCAAGCATTTCGACGATGAGGAGACCGTCTATGTCGAGGGCCATGTGCGCGACACGAAGGGCGCCCCCCTGCCCGGCGTGACCATCGACATCTGGGAGGATGCGCCGAACGGGCTCTACGAGAACCACGACCACGACCAGCCGGACTACAATCTGCGCGGTCGCTTTCGCACCGACGAGAACGGCCACTATGCCCTCGTGGCGGTGCGCCCCGTGCCCTACCCCATCCCCGACAACGAGACGGCCGGTGAGTTGATCCGCGCGATGGGCCATCACCCGAACCGGCCCGGCCACCTCCATTTCATCCTGTCGAAGGACGGCTACGGCACGCTCGTAACGCAGATCTTCGACAGCTCCAGCCGCTGGCTGGACCAGGACAGCGTATTCGCGGTGAAGGAGAGCCTGATAGCCGAGTTCCGCGAGGACGATTCGAAAGGCACCCGGCTTCGCCTCGACTTCGACTTCGTGCTTCAGCCGGGCGCGGCCAAGACCGAGGCGATCGCGGCCGAGTAG
- a CDS encoding LysR substrate-binding domain-containing protein has product MNLRQLKYFIAVAEELHFGRAAERLGMAQPPLSRQIRELEAELGTLLFNRGRNAITLTLAGQRLYERGGAVLKEVADILLEVRRIGQGAEGRLRIGFVGSATFGILPTIVKSFRMHYPDVVLSLMPMNNADLHQALVRRSIDIAFARPMLPDAEFLTRQLDREDLIVAMPDGVAPDTRGPVTLAAIAHLPLILYPEFPRPSYADLVIARLEAQGHDTSRRVFTMDLQTALSLVAIGEGVCVVPESVGSAHRNGIRYRRVSPALGVTELSLSHRIDEQGIHVHHFARIAQEVARRMVRAR; this is encoded by the coding sequence ATGAACCTGCGCCAGCTGAAATATTTCATCGCGGTGGCCGAGGAGCTTCATTTCGGGCGGGCCGCCGAACGGCTCGGCATGGCTCAGCCCCCGCTCAGCCGCCAGATCAGGGAGCTGGAGGCCGAGCTCGGCACCCTTCTCTTCAATCGCGGCCGCAACGCCATCACCCTCACACTGGCCGGCCAGCGCCTCTATGAGCGCGGCGGAGCGGTTCTGAAAGAGGTCGCCGACATCCTCCTCGAGGTGCGGCGCATCGGCCAGGGCGCCGAGGGACGCCTGCGCATCGGCTTCGTGGGCTCGGCCACCTTCGGCATCCTGCCCACCATCGTGAAATCGTTCCGGATGCACTATCCGGATGTGGTTCTCAGCCTCATGCCGATGAACAACGCCGATCTGCACCAAGCGCTGGTGCGGCGCAGCATCGACATCGCCTTCGCCCGCCCGATGCTGCCTGACGCGGAGTTCCTGACCCGGCAGCTCGACCGCGAGGATCTGATCGTGGCCATGCCCGACGGCGTGGCGCCGGACACACGCGGCCCGGTGACGCTCGCCGCGATCGCTCATCTGCCGCTGATCCTCTACCCGGAGTTTCCGCGCCCGAGCTATGCCGACCTCGTGATCGCCCGGCTGGAAGCGCAGGGGCACGACACGTCCCGGCGCGTCTTCACCATGGATCTGCAAACCGCGCTGAGCCTCGTGGCCATCGGAGAGGGCGTGTGCGTGGTTCCCGAATCCGTGGGCTCGGCCCATCGCAACGGCATCCGATACCGCCGCGTGTCGCCGGCGCTGGGCGTCACCGAACTCTCGCTCAGTCACCGCATCGACGAGCAGGGCATCCACGTCCATCATTTCGCGCGCATCGCGCAGGAGGTGGCGCGCCGCATGGTGCGCGCGCGCTGA
- a CDS encoding muconate/chloromuconate family cycloisomerase, whose protein sequence is MTITIDRIETAILDVPTIRGHVLSMATMTTQSVVLVTIRFSDGSVGLGEGTTIGGMSYGPESPESIRLAVDSYIAPLLLGRDADAVLAAAALVERQVKGNPIARSAVEIALWDGFARRLGLPLASVFGGAVRGAMPVAWTLASGEAASDIEEAEDMLARHRHRIFKLKIGKREVREDIAHVARIAAAVGDRASIRVDVNQAWSLAEARWGLRGLQEVGVDLVEQPVARDDLSGLKALTDAGEIAVMADEALSGPASALRIAANRGADVFAVKVAQSGGLSRAREVTSIAASAGIGVYGGTMLESGVATAASLHLFATAETLEWGTEFFGPLLFAHEILAKPLVYRDFAVELPAGPGIGVQPDPDPCAFFDREKRRTVHPVSRAV, encoded by the coding sequence TTGACCATCACCATAGACCGCATCGAGACGGCCATCCTCGACGTTCCCACCATCCGGGGCCACGTCCTGTCCATGGCGACCATGACGACGCAGAGCGTGGTGCTTGTCACGATCCGCTTTTCCGACGGCAGCGTGGGCCTTGGCGAGGGCACCACGATCGGCGGCATGAGCTACGGGCCGGAAAGCCCGGAAAGCATCCGCCTCGCGGTGGACAGCTACATCGCCCCGCTTCTGCTGGGCCGCGACGCCGATGCGGTCCTTGCCGCCGCCGCGCTTGTCGAACGCCAGGTGAAGGGAAACCCGATCGCGCGCAGCGCCGTGGAAATCGCGCTCTGGGACGGCTTCGCCCGGCGTCTCGGCCTGCCGCTGGCCTCGGTTTTCGGCGGAGCGGTGCGCGGCGCCATGCCCGTGGCATGGACCCTGGCAAGCGGCGAGGCCGCCAGCGACATCGAGGAAGCCGAGGACATGCTGGCCCGCCACCGGCACCGGATATTCAAGCTCAAGATCGGCAAGCGCGAAGTGCGTGAGGACATCGCCCATGTCGCACGCATCGCGGCGGCGGTGGGCGACCGCGCCTCGATCCGCGTGGACGTGAACCAGGCCTGGTCGCTGGCCGAAGCGCGCTGGGGCCTTCGCGGCCTTCAGGAGGTGGGTGTCGATCTCGTCGAACAGCCGGTGGCGCGCGACGACCTCTCCGGGCTCAAGGCGTTGACCGATGCCGGCGAGATCGCGGTGATGGCCGACGAGGCGCTCTCGGGACCGGCCAGCGCCCTGCGTATCGCCGCGAACCGGGGGGCGGACGTCTTCGCGGTGAAGGTGGCGCAATCGGGCGGCCTTTCGCGGGCGCGCGAAGTCACTTCTATCGCCGCCTCCGCCGGCATCGGCGTCTATGGCGGCACGATGCTGGAATCGGGGGTGGCGACGGCGGCCTCGCTGCATCTCTTCGCCACCGCCGAGACGCTGGAATGGGGAACGGAGTTCTTCGGCCCCCTTCTCTTCGCCCACGAGATACTGGCCAAGCCCCTTGTCTATCGCGACTTCGCCGTGGAACTGCCGGCGGGGCCGGGGATCGGCGTCCAACCGGACCCCGACCCTTGCGCCTTCTTCGACCGGGAGAAGCGACGGACAGTGCATCCGGTCTCCCGGGCGGTCTGA
- a CDS encoding Bug family tripartite tricarboxylate transporter substrate binding protein: MNRRMIILAATLALVAPWSAPALSQAAYPSQPVIWVVPFPPGGAMDVMARALGGELAQALGQPFVIENKPGAGGNIGLSEVARAEADGHTIVIVANGMAVNPYLYTEPGYDPVEDFEPVVMVGVVPNVLVANPQYNSAETVEEVIAQAKKAPGEMSVGSAGIGTSIHLASELFQSLTGTEFLHVPYRGSGPAIPDILGGRIDYMFDSVTSAQPHIASGALRAIAVTTPQRSAALPDVPTIAEAGVPGYELIPWFGVFTPDGTPPETIAVLNEAINEALASPQVLERFAAIGAEPIGGTPEELRDHLRHEINVWGVLVPERGIRAE; encoded by the coding sequence ATGAACCGCCGAATGATCATTCTGGCAGCAACACTGGCCCTCGTCGCGCCCTGGAGCGCGCCGGCGCTGTCGCAGGCAGCCTATCCCTCGCAGCCGGTGATCTGGGTGGTGCCCTTTCCGCCCGGGGGGGCGATGGACGTCATGGCGCGCGCGCTCGGCGGCGAGCTGGCGCAAGCCCTTGGCCAGCCTTTCGTGATCGAGAACAAGCCCGGAGCGGGCGGCAATATCGGCCTGAGCGAAGTCGCGCGCGCCGAGGCGGATGGCCACACCATCGTCATCGTCGCCAACGGAATGGCGGTGAACCCGTATCTCTACACCGAGCCGGGCTACGATCCCGTGGAGGATTTCGAGCCCGTCGTCATGGTGGGCGTGGTTCCCAACGTGCTCGTCGCCAACCCGCAATACAATTCCGCCGAGACGGTGGAGGAGGTCATCGCCCAGGCGAAGAAGGCGCCCGGCGAGATGAGCGTCGGTTCGGCGGGCATCGGTACCTCGATCCATCTCGCCTCGGAACTGTTCCAGTCGCTCACCGGGACGGAGTTCCTGCACGTTCCCTATCGCGGCAGCGGGCCGGCCATCCCCGACATCCTGGGCGGCCGGATCGACTACATGTTCGACAGCGTCACTTCCGCTCAGCCGCATATCGCCTCCGGCGCGCTGCGCGCGATCGCCGTCACGACCCCGCAGCGATCCGCCGCCCTGCCCGACGTGCCGACCATCGCGGAAGCGGGCGTGCCGGGCTACGAATTGATCCCGTGGTTCGGGGTGTTCACACCGGATGGAACGCCGCCCGAGACCATCGCCGTTCTCAACGAGGCGATCAACGAAGCGCTCGCCAGCCCGCAGGTGCTGGAGCGTTTCGCGGCGATCGGGGCGGAACCGATCGGCGGAACGCCGGAGGAGCTTCGGGACCATCTCCGGCACGAGATCAATGTCTGGGGCGTCCTGGTCCCCGAGCGGGGCATCCGGGCCGAATAG
- the mnhG gene encoding monovalent cation/H(+) antiporter subunit G, with product MSDWFAALLLVSGGFFCLVAGIGVLRLGDVYCRMHAATKAGTMGLALVALAMMVRADSLVAMVEPFAVFLFMIATAPVGAHLIGRAALRSASPVVPETSADEGCEAFDIPAKQSSES from the coding sequence ATGAGTGACTGGTTTGCAGCGCTTCTTCTGGTCTCAGGCGGCTTCTTCTGCCTTGTCGCCGGCATCGGCGTGCTGCGGCTCGGCGACGTCTACTGCCGCATGCACGCCGCCACCAAGGCCGGAACGATGGGTCTGGCGCTGGTCGCTCTTGCCATGATGGTCCGAGCCGATAGCCTGGTCGCGATGGTGGAGCCCTTCGCCGTCTTCCTGTTCATGATCGCGACTGCCCCCGTGGGCGCCCACCTCATCGGCCGAGCGGCTTTGCGCAGCGCTTCCCCGGTCGTGCCGGAGACGAGCGCCGACGAGGGGTGCGAAGCTTTCGACATTCCGGCGAAGCAAAGCAGCGAAAGCTGA
- a CDS encoding monovalent cation/H+ antiporter complex subunit F, which translates to MIVIETAGGGIFALALNLTAAMLALALLAAIWRLIVGPTGPDRVVALDMVAMLLVVFLLVFAMATATYAYVYAAIALALIAFLSTVAFAHYIERTMDKSDE; encoded by the coding sequence ATGATCGTGATCGAAACCGCTGGCGGCGGCATCTTCGCTCTTGCCCTGAACCTCACCGCCGCGATGCTCGCCCTCGCGCTCCTCGCAGCGATCTGGCGCCTGATCGTCGGCCCGACCGGGCCTGACCGCGTCGTCGCCCTCGACATGGTGGCGATGCTTCTGGTGGTGTTCCTGCTGGTCTTTGCCATGGCGACGGCAACCTACGCCTATGTCTACGCCGCGATCGCGCTCGCCCTGATCGCCTTTCTCTCCACCGTGGCCTTCGCCCACTATATCGAGCGCACGATGGACAAGAGCGATGAGTGA
- a CDS encoding Na+/H+ antiporter subunit E — translation MTVLRKLWFAALLAVRFLFDLTMSSIAVARVVLSPRAQVRPRFVSIPLASRSPLEVTLVANYITLTPGTLTVDVSTDARTLLIHDLSAGDDSASSRAGVTEGIEPRVLKVTR, via the coding sequence ATGACCGTTCTTCGCAAGCTCTGGTTCGCCGCCCTGCTCGCCGTGCGGTTCCTGTTCGACCTGACGATGTCGAGCATTGCGGTCGCCCGGGTGGTGTTGTCGCCTCGCGCACAGGTGCGTCCGCGATTCGTGTCGATCCCCCTGGCCTCGCGCAGCCCCCTGGAGGTGACGCTGGTCGCCAACTACATCACTCTGACGCCCGGCACGCTGACGGTGGATGTCAGCACCGATGCCCGAACTCTCCTGATCCACGATCTGAGCGCCGGCGACGACAGCGCGTCGAGCCGAGCGGGTGTCACGGAAGGCATCGAGCCGCGTGTGCTCAAGGTGACGCGATGA